The nucleotide window GGATTTCTACACTGTATGTTTGCGTTTCCCTGACCTTTGccactttcccttcctcttcagCTGCAAACTGGCCCAGAGCAATGGCTGGGGGGTCATGGTGAGCCACCGTTCTGGGGAGACAGAAGACACCTTCATCGCTGACCTAGTTGTGGGGCTCTGCACAGGGCAGGTGAGAGACCAGCACCCACTTGGGGGCAAGCCCCTTCCAGTGCCCTCCAGAGCCTCTTAGCATCTTAAATGTGTGCCTTGGGCAGAGCAGATTATCTCCTCCCATCTCAGTCTTGCTCCAGGCCTGGCTGTGGGACCGAGGCAGCTCTGGTTGCCTTGGCAGACTATCTGTGCTGCAACTGGGCAGGGGGAGTGCACCCCCCCTGCACCACTCAGTGGCCCTCGGAGACCATTGGCTGTGGGCTTCGGGCCCTTCCTGTTCCTTGGTGGTTCCGGTCCCCCTTTGGGGATCAAGAGGGTGCTGAGGGAGGCCTGATCAGTAACTTGGTCCCTGGTGCATGGTGCCGCTCCAGTTCCAACACACCCCAGCCAGTGCTATTTAAGAACTACTTGCACCTGCTGGGAGAGACTGGCCAGGGACTGGAGTGCATTGTCATTAATGCACAGATGAGACACAGCTTGACTTCTCCTTTTCAGCTGGTTCCAGGGCAGCCCTTGGTGCTCTGAACTGCTGCCTGAAGGCAGTCACCAGCTGGATGAGGGTTCTAATAAACTCAAGCTTAATCCAGAGAAGATAAAGGGGCTTCTGTTCAGGAGAGGGGCAAGGGGGCTCCGGTATAGATGACAGCCTGTTTCTGACAGGGGCAGCATTCCCCTTGAGGTGTCATCAGGTCCCCAGTTTGGGGGCTGCTTCTGGACCAAGCTTTGCATTTGGACGCCAAGGTAGCAGCTGTGGCCAGAAGCTGCACTGCTTAGAGACAATTGCAaattagtggtatataaatggtccAAATAACGTGGCTTTGGGTGGCTTAGCTATGGCACAAGCTCAGCTCACTCCAGATCAGGCCTGGCCACAGCCACACATGCCTTGGCTACATCCTGCCTTGGTTGCTGCCATGTGATCTCCACGGGGCAACTTTTGGAGACTCTTTGAaacttcaggcggtccagaatgTAGCACAAGCTGGCTCATCGGATCACATTACAGCTATTTTGCCGCAGCTGTGCTGGTTGCTGGTGTTTCCAGGCACCGTTCAAAATGTGGGTGATtgcctttaaagtcctaaatgtgGGCACACTCCCTTCTGGTGCTCTCCTACCCGCTCCCAGAGATCTACTGGCTAAGCCTTCCCTGTCTCATCTGCATAATTAGTCGGGGAGGGGGTACATCTCAATGTTTGTGGAATACCTTACCCCATTAAGATCCATTTGGCTTCCCCCCTTCTTGTTTTCAGGCACCTTGTTAAAACTTCCCTGTCCTAGGAAGCATTTTGTGTTGCTGGGCTGGTGATTTTTAGGGGGCAAACCTTCagttttagaacagggatgggaaacatctgtgaccctccagatgttggactccaactcccggcAGCCCCCATGCCCGGCAGagccaagggtgatgggaggCCAGGTGCAGCAGTCGGGAGGTTCCCATGTCCATTGCAGAATGCTCTTGCCTGCTAAGCCTGTTTCTGTTTCTATACTGTTCTATGCATTTTATGGGATTGCTTTGCTTTTaaatattgtaagccaccctgagcaaCACAAACCCATTGGAAAGGTGGAGTGTAAGCATAATAAAGAACTGAATATTGTTTGTGCTGTTTTGCAGATCAAGACTGGAGCCCCCTGCCGGTCAGAGCGTCTGGCCAAGTACAACCAGCTGATGAGGTGAAGAGATGAGGCTCCCTCTCCCCCAGCCAATGCTGAGGCGGCtgtgcagggagggggaggaggggtgtgGCGGGTCTGGGCATGGGGGTGGTTTGCTTGCAGGGAGTTTCCAGCGCTgcaatgggtgaccttgagcgGCAGTTTCAGCTGTTTTAGGACCGCTGCCGTCTTCCTTTTTGCAGGATCGAAGAACAGCTGGGAGACCAAGCACACTTCGCCGGGCGCAAATTCCGCCACCCTCTGGCCAAGTAAAAGAAGCTTCTGGCCCACAGCCCCACCCCGGGGGCAGAGTGCTCCAGggagtcccccctcccccctcctggaatgtggccctgctttgcacccaaaAGGCTGCCACAGTCAACATCAgcagctgccgccgccaccagaGCTGGCTGGATTTCATCCTCTTTCCAGTTCAGGGTCTTCTGTGAACCCAGCTGCAGCACAGCTGTGGAGCCTCTCCACCCCCACTGGGGCCCCAAATAAAAAGGCCGTTGTGCAAGAGCAATTCAAGTGTGCTtcatgtttggggggggggctgagggaGAAGCAGAGTGACAAGAAAGGCTCCTCTCACCGTCCTCCACCAAAAGGCCTGCTGGCGCCCCCCCCCTAATCACTTTCCCCCTTCTGCCTTTGGGCCGCTGCTGCCTGCTTTACAGGCGGCTGGACATGAAACTCTCAATGGCTTGAGCCCCTATGTTTCCACGCCTCAGTAACTAGCACACAAGTGAAGCTACTCTTCCATTGCGGGGTTATGATATGTACGAGAGCTTGTCGCTTTTCAGCAGGGTCGGGAGACGTGGCggcatgtagtccagcatcccatttcccacagtgcccacaAACGGCCTGAGTGCAGTGCTCCcactgtatattcccccagccgtAAGCATGCAGCAGCATGCTGGCCTCTGGGCCTGCTCATCCATTACGGCAAACCTGGCTAAGCCTgcccaaggccacctgagccagGGCGGAGGGAAGATGGtggcctccagttgttgctggactacagcgcccatcgtccctggccagaGGCCATGCTGATGGCAGTGGACAGAAGCCCAACACCaccgggagggccacaggtgctccCCCACCTGCCAACGGGACAACCCATCAAGGAACGACACAGCAGGCAACCAACACTTGTTTTTGCTTGCTCTGGGATCTATGGCCTATTAATTTCAAGGGCGATCCAAAGTTCCAGGGTAGCATAAACCTCTACTGTAGTCGCTCAAGTTATCTTCTTTCCAACCCAACATTTTAGGAGCTGGGACAGGGGACTCAAAACATTAAGAGGCAGAGACACAGCAGCATTCAAAACAAGCCTTTAATGGAATACAGACACCCCTCTGCCCCAGCAGCAATTGCACCTCCCACTGCAGCATTtacagctgggctccttggagtCCTGGGCAGACTGAGTGGAGCCCCAAATGGCAGGACGGCAAGGCGAGAAAATCCAACTCTATATTTATACACTTAATAGAACTCCAGACCCAGCAAAGATGCTGGAGGAGAGCAAAGGAATGAAAAGCAACGTGGGAGTTTCACACTTGTGCTGCCAGACCCCAAAAGAGAGAGCCCCAATCTGGCCACAGACAAAGGGACCCTCCTTCCAGGTGCAGCAGAGACCCCTACAGCTCTTCCTTCAAGAGGCCCCTTGCCCTCAACTGCAGCACCTACACCCCATAGGGGGAAAAAGAGGGCTTTTTGTCCTACACCCTCCCTTAACTCATTTGCAGTGTGTCAACTGGGCAATCCCAACAGGATTTAGGGGTGCAATAGGTGAACAAGTGGAACTGAAGAGGAGCAACTGCGACATCTACTGCAAAGAAGGCAGTACTGCAAGGAGGGCTCTCAGCAATTTCTCCCTCtggtggggagaaggggaagcAACAGAAAAGCACGGAGAGGTGGCCTTCCCCCTGGTGGGGCACAGACAATACTGCAGCTCTGTGGACAACCCCCCCTTGTGGAGAGGAGTGGTACTGCCATGGTAGGAaacttgggggtggggtgaggaagaGGGGAGTTTGAGTTGGGGGAAGGTTGGGGGTGGGGCTGCAAGACCACAACCAAGTTTTCTAGTGAGAAAAAGCACACTACAAGACTTCCTCTATCGGTTAAAAGGAGCAACTTCAGTTGAGGAGGAGACTTGAACAGCAGCACAAAAAAGAAAttgtttgggggaggggataTATTATTTCTTCTCTTAATACATTCTCCAAaaaatacgcacacacacacacagactatcTCACCTTGCTAGCTTGGGGTGGACCATCCATCTTGGTCCTTTCTCACCAAGACAGTAAAACGTTAAAATAATGCTCTCCCTCGCCTGCCAGTATTAAAATGCAATCCTAGATTATCTGTTAAAATTCTCAGAAGGCCAACGGAGGGGGGGGCACATCTTGGGAGGTAGGGATGCCCTGTGAcgtcccctcccactcctcctaATCCGCTCTGAAGCACCCCAAACAGGTTTCACAAAATAGCAGCTCTGGAGGCAGTCCCTGAAATAATCAAGCAGGGAGGGGGACGTCAGGCAGTGCCAGCCCAATCACTACAACAACCACAATTCTACGAGCTATTGGCCGCCGGAGCGGGGCCCTCATCCTCACTCCGGCGCAGACGTTTCTTTGCCCGGATCTCGTTCATGGCCTCCTCAATGGAGCGCGTGTCCCTCTTGTTGGCAACGGGAACTGCAAGGTAAAAAGGAAAGGAATTGATGGCAGCCAAGAATCTGTTAGCTCAGCTACAAGCAGACACACAAAACCCGGCACTCTCCAAAGGACACAGGAGCTTTTAAAGCAGCATTTacgaacctggtgccctccagatggtttggactacaactcccatcagccccaagccagcacatgctgatggcagttgtagtctaaaacatctggagggcaccaagttggcaaaggttgCTCTAAAGAGCAATTCCGCAACAGGAGCCTTGAGGGGGTACCTCCCTCCATCAGAACCTAGCCAGGAGAAGGCCCTCTttcgagcccccccccccagccatcaACCAGTACACACGTAATGCTGACTCACCACAGCCATAGGCCTTGTTGGCCTCCACAGTGTGGGCAGCGTCCTTTGCGGCCACCTTCCCAATGAGGTGGCTGTATTTGTCTTTGAAGTCTGTGTTGGGGTTCACCACTGTTGGACCTTTCAGCGCCTCTTCTTCAGCCTGCTTCTGAGCCAGCTCCTGGAGGACATTGGAGAGCAAGAAGGAAAGCTACCGACAGCCCACCAATTTAAAAACAGGGGAGAGGGAGCAGGGAAGGGaccccaagcccccccccccagaaggaaCTCGAGGAGAGCAAGCTCTCCATTTTGGCCGCTGAACGGCCCTATGGTTTCTCTGATCCATTTATTACAGGAGTGGGCCACCCCACAGGTTGCGCCCGAGTCTCCTGTTCCCCTCGCCCACCAAGCAGAGATACAGCTGCAGGCGTAAGGCGCAACCACAAAGCAGAATGGCTAGAGGGTCCTTCAGATACACGTTCTAGCCATGGGAGGGTTCCAATCTCTCTGCCTGTTCCCCTCCTCGGGACAGCTAAACTGCTGCAGACCACATGAAGAGAATAATCCAGCTGCCGCAAGCGTAATGAGAGCAAAGATAGGGAGGCACTCAGGGCCCAACCCAAGGACACTGCAGCTCCTCTGCTCCACGGATGGGCCCCCAAGGAAAGGAAGGGATGAGAGGGAGGCAAAAACGAGGTGGCAGAGGAAGTGAAGGAGAAATACGTCAGTCAGTAAGATGCATCACACGTGCTCCCACAACGGCTCTCTCTTTCCTGACCCTCACTGTCTAAcactgtttctctctctcactctctctcagctcTAAAGAGAAACTGTGTGTGGGGTGGGATTGAGGATCTTAACGCAGAGTGTGCATTGGGTAGCTCCAGCCCCATCCATCTGCATGCGGCCCCTATGAGATCACTTCCAAGGGAATTTTAGCCCTTGACAGGAGGAAGGTTCCCCAATTGTGACTGATCAGAAGGAACATGGCAGGGAGGTGGAGAATGACTGAGCACCGCAGCAGCCTTTTGTTCTCCACAAATGGGGTAAATGTTTGCAATGAGTAATAGGGGTAAGCTGGAGAGGAGGCTCAAGGGCAGTTTCCAAGAATCCAAAAGGTCTGCTAGCTTGTAAATAAATGTAGAAAATGAGGAGAGTTGGGGAGGGGAGACTGGCAGTTGATTAGCCACCCTCAAATTACACTCACAAACTACGAGTAATGCTGGCTTCCAAGCACAAATTCGTAGCACTGCATGGTTAATGGAACATGCTTGATGCCCCTTGAGGCCGTGCCTGTTCTGACCTGTGCCCAAACATCCTCTTGGTTAATAGGTGGAAGTGGTGGGAGGTTTCTCTCTGGCTCCGCAGTTTTCAGATACTCCCAGCAGCGCCCTGGCAGCAGTCACAGACCTCACTCAATGACCCCAACCCTGTCCCCGTGAAGGAAAGCCACACACCTTGAGCCGGCGCTTCTCCTCAGCCTGCTGTGGGTCCCACTCTTCTCCCTGACGGTAGGCCTCCAGCTCTTCATCTGATGGGGCAAATTCCTGAGAGACAGACGATGCAATAGGAATGTGGGCTAGAAAACCTGGACCCTCCACGCTGGGACAGAGGAGTGACGTGACTCCCAGCAAGGACATAGAGATGGCAGGAGCCACAGATCTCCCACTTGCCTTCTTAAAAATCATGACGTATCGTGATTCCTCATCATCGCCAAAGGAAAAGGAGGTAAGGCCTGCCACTTCCACCACATCGTGTCTGAAACAGGAAGGTGGAAATGAGGACCGCTATCAGATTTTGGGAAGAGGCAGCCAAGACGGAGTGCTTCACCTGGGGCTGGAAGGAAGctgccccttccttcactccctGCCTGCCAAACTTGACTCACAGGATGCTGCGCTCAATCTTGTTCATGGGCTGGAACTTCTTCTTGCTTTGGTTGCTGTCCTGGATGAAATCAGACACCTCCTTCTCCATCTgaaacattgggggggggcacagagaaGGCATTGCAACCAGTAAGAGTTGAGATGCAAAAAGGGAATGACCCCCATGTCTCCACCTGGACTTGTTGGGGGCAtgtgactggggggagggggtgacgggggagaggagagaacagAACAGACCCGTTTCCTGAACTCGACTTTCAGGCGTTTCTCTTGCTCCTGCAACTTCTTCAGCCGAGCAGTTTGCTCTGTGGAGGGGACAGAGAGATGGGTGGGAGTCAGGAGGGGGGCTTGGGGAACCCTAGGAAGAACAGCACTGAAGAGTTGCCACCAGGGGGGCCCTTGCTCCCAATTCTAGCCCTAGTCACCAAATGGCAGAAAGGGGTCGCTTGTCCAGCCAGTTCCAAACTGAGAGGCAAAAGCTGTTTTATTTTAGAACATTGGAAAAGCCCGGGAGCTGCAGCCCTGGATCAAGCCCAAGGGGGCCTTCACAATGTTCTCACCGTGACCAGCCAGAAGCCCCAATGAGAAGCCCGTATAAAGGACCTGAGAGCAtcagaacactcttccctcctgcggtttccagctactggtattcacaGGCACACTGCTCTGACAGTAGAAGGAGaccatagccactgtggctagtagccattcatagccttatcctccatgcatgtctctaatctacttttaaagccatccaagttggtggccatcaatgcctcttgtggaagcaagttccatagtttaactatgcgctgtctgtgtgaaggactttcttttgtctgtcctgaatcttccaaatttcagcttcattggatgtccaagagttccagtgttatgagggagaaacacttttctcAATCTGCTTTTtacatgccgtgcataattttatacacctctgtcacgtCATCTCTTGCTCGCCCTTGCTCTAAACTAAAACACCCCCAATGATGAAACCTTTCCTCATTTTGGTTGGCCTTTTGGGTTCCCCGCAGGCATCcggctggccactgggagaaccggatgctggactagatgggcctgctttggcctgatccagctacaggACTCTGCTTACgttccttttctgaatctttttccaactctacaatacccttttggaagtgaggcaaccagaactgtatgcagtattccaACTGTggatgcaccatagatttatataacgacagttttcttttcaatatctttcctaatgatccctagtatggaattgGCCTTTTTCGCAGCTGTCACACACTTGGTCAACATCTTCAACGAGCTCTCCACTAcagccccaaggtctcattcctggtcagtcacccccagttcagaccccatgaaggTGTATGCaaaatgaggatttttctttgcCCCTAACGTGCATCACTTTACAAAGGCTGACATTTAATCGCATTTGCCATTTGCCCTATTTGGAGAGATTCTTTGGGAGTTCAtcataatccctttttgtttcactaaccctgaacaatttagcatcatcagcaaactcacctgctcacccctaactctagatcatttatgaacaagttaaaaagcacaggtctctatatcgatccttgggggactccactttctacagccctccattgggagaactgtccatttattcctgctctctgctttctgtttcctcgCCAGTTCCTGATctgcaagaggacctctcctcttgttccatgactgcaaagcttactcaggagtctttgatgagAGACTTCATACAAGGTATACAACGTAAACTGGTTCCCTTCTGTTTAATGGATTTATAATCCACTTTTCAAGAATATTCTCAACAAAGCGCCTTACAGCATATAATACACATGAATtgcaaaatacagtataaaacaatttaaaatacttgCTTCATAACAGTACTAACATCTAGAAAGCAAAACAACATAAACTCATCCAGACCCAATATAAAATCCCCAATTTATTTCCCTCTTTTTAAATTTACAAACAGGAATCAAACAGCAACAAAATCCCAAACTCCTAAGTTTTACAAGTACCATTGGAACATACAACATAACcactttttaaagtacttttaatAAACAAAATGAGAACAGTTTTTTCAACTGAGAAACCTGAGAGCAAAGTACAATATCTTTAAAATATCCCCAGTTTATGACAGTAGTTTACATTAGCCATTAAAAGACATGAAGAAAAAATGAGTCTTCAAGGTCCGCCTAAAGGTTGCAATGAATAGGGTCTGCCTGATCTCACTGGGAACAGTGCCATAACTGCAAGCCACTGCTGAGAAGGCCCCGTTACAAGTGTCTGAGTGCAAGTGGTCCTTTAAGTAGACCAGTTCCAAATGATTCAGGACTTCAGATGTCataaccagtactttgaattgggcttggaaatgcCCTAGCAACCGGTCCAGCTGGTGGTACAGTATTGGAGTAATATGTTCTAGGTGTCTGGTTCTAACCTATAGTTGGGGAGCCACGTTTTGTGCCATCTGAAGTCCCTGAattgtctttaaaggcagccccatgtacagtgtatgacagtagtccagtctggatgtgaccagtgtgtggacaactgaGGTCAGATCTGGTCTCTCTAAACAGAGTTGCAACTGAGGGCGGAGAAACACACTCCTGGCCACGGCTTCTACTTCCCTGACACTGCTGAGTCCTTCAAATCGTGACGCCTGGTCCTCtacaacagaggtggggaacctccagcccatgaggTTTGGCCTGcagggccatttcccccaaaccgtACCCCTCCACTGGTATCAGCTGACAAGCTGGGTTCAATACTGCACTTGCTGAGGGGCTTAATTTGTGTTCCTCAGCTGCTGAGTGGGGGTTAAATTCTGCTCATCGGAATGCCTGAGACTGTTCCCAGCCGAAGAGGCATGTCCAGCCCAAAAAACCTGTTCAGTGTGGGCTTCTTTATCTCTCCCCTGGGAAGAGTAAAAAGAAGTACTTTGCCAGCCTGGCCCTTCCAAAAGCACCGAGCTTAGGGCCAGCAACACCCCTTGCACTACAGTGCCCAAGCGCCTGCCCCacgcaagggattttgacaggtgggcgggacAATCTGCCTGTTCATCATCTCGatgaggatctggcccatggaaccAAAaaggtctctctccccccccccaatatgcaGGCTAGAGCCAGCGGTTCCCTCACCTTGCCTAAGTTTCAACTTGCTCATCTTCATCCACCCCAACCCAGGAGGTCGCGCAGCCTCCCTGGGGCAAGCAGGGGCCATGGGACCGGACCAAGCTGGGACCAccctcaccctccctccctccctccgagtCCCACTGGAGACACCACAGAAGCGGGCTTTCGGGGGGGCGGGGATCCCTGCTCGTCTGGAAGGccagaatggggagggggaacctcCTGGCCCCCCTTTCCTAAATTAGTATGTTTTGGTGCTTGGTTCACGGGGGGGGGCGAAGAACTCCTCGCAGACCTCCAGATTTCGTTTATTTATATATGGGGGGCGGGCGGGTCTGGGGTCTGCTGTCGCCTGACAGAACGGGCGGGAGAAGAAGACTGTCATGGAGgctgcaggaggaggaagggggctcGGACTCCTgggttctcctccctcccaccttGTGCCCGCACCGGGACTCCTGAGTCCCTCCCCCGACAAGGCGAAAGGGGGCGTGGCTTCCCTCCCGCGCTCCTCTCCGCCGCCCAACCCCCGTGTCGgcgccccctccctctctctcacccttGGCGCGGCGCGCCTCGCGGTCCCCGAGCGCCGGGGGCGGCTCCATGGAGCTCAGGATCGAGCCCAGCAGGTCCAACTCCGCCATCTTCGCCGCCGCGGAAGCCCCGCCCGCTCGCACGCCGAGTGACGCCAGGACGCCGCCCTTCAAGGGAAAGGCGTCAGCGCTCGAGGCGAGGCCTGTGGGTTACGCCGCGACGCAGGCAGGGGTCACGTGGGCCCCGTAAAGGGGCGGAGTTGAGGGAGGTGGAAACCCCACCCCCTCCTGGCGCCGCGTCGAACTTCTGCCAGTTGGAAGCGGCAACAAATAGGgtactctccctccctctccgcaGTGGGCGTGGCTCCCCTCGAGCAGGAGGCGGGCCCCCGCCCTTTGTGACAACTGCAGGATCGCCAACTCGCGCGCCCCTTTGGGGCACGTGGCTGGCCCCTGCGGGAACACAGCGGTGGAGCGCGGGAGGGGCGCGGGCTCTGTGCTGCTCTGCACCGGTGACGTCGTGGAGTCCCGGCCCGGAGGGGGCTTCGCTGGAGGGCGGGAGGCGCAAAGCGACAAGCATGCCCAGAGGCACAGGCGCCCCTTGTCCTTTCGCGGGTGCTTCGAGGGCGGAGATCCGGCCGACCCGGCCTGCGTGGAAGGAGCGCTCCAGGTTGCGGCCTCTGTCTCTGCGTAGTGTGGAAAGCGCAAGCCCTCCTCTGCGGCAGCCGCCCGGCCGAGATCTCTGAGCAACAACCGGGAGAGGTTCACAGCGTCGCCTTGGCAGGTTTCCGCTTTGCTGTCGGCCCGAGCGCCAGGCTGCCTTAGGCCAGCCCCGTCTTCCAGGGCCCCAGAGCAGAGGAAGCGCAGCCCGTTCCCAGCAGCGTCTGAACTACGGCGGCCACGCGGGGCAGGCCCTCCTCTTCCAGCACGTGGTGGGGGGAGCAGAGGGAATCCTGGGGAGGGCACGGAAGTTAGGGCACCCTCTTCCCTGAGCGCATCGAGGAAAGGAGCAGCTGGGCCAGGCCCCTTTGCCAGAAGGATGACACCCCCCCCCTGACAGACTGAAAGCGTGTGGACGTGGACACGCCTTCGCGCCCGCCACCTACCCTCCCTCCCTGGACAGTCCTGTAGAACAAGGGAAGGGACTCTTGGCCCATGGGGGGGGCAGGAAAAGGTCCCCTTGCAAACAACCCTGGGctgctctttaaacctctttGATCCCCAGTTTTAAGGAGCAACGCGGGGCTGCCGCTTGCAAAGGGCTTTCGACCATCCAGCTGCTCTTCCAAGTCCTGACAATTggggcttcaaagtgcagcaGCTGCTGATGTCACTATGACACCAAGGCAAATGCCCCACCCAAGCCTGagctaaaaaggttccccacactctGCTGGCCCCCATTTCCACCCCCCCACAACCCTCTTCCCCTCTACCTCACCCCCTCGTCTCTGCCAAAAATCAAACTCCTAACTCTGGCCCCTCACCACTGTCAGACTTGACATAGCTTGAAGGGCCCGGCTGGTCCTTGAGGGTTGAGATATATGCCCTGGCAATCCCATGACTGAGGCCAagctaggggtgtgtgtgttactttTCCCCACCTTCACCCTTTTACTTTTCATCTTCAGACTGAACCCTTTCAGGGAAAGAAACTTAGCCCTGCCTTGCAGGGGGGTCATTTCATGTAGCTCTTGAAGCAGGAACAGTTTTGCCTACTCTTTGCTGCAGCCAAGCTTAACTTCTCTGAGGATTGCATAGCAACTGCCATTTCCAAAGTGGATGTACACAACGTGGTTACTTATCTACCGACTGTCTCTGTTCCTGCAGGTACTCTAAGGGTCAACAGCCCTCTGGGTCAGGCAGGGACAGAAGGGAGGGAGCAGCATGGCTCTTGGCAGGACATATATCTAGACATGGACAGACGCCACCATCAGCAGTAATTGCAGAAACAAACTCAACCAGCCTCTATGGCGACATGAAGTAGAAACAAGGAAAATCAAAAATGCCAAGCAAAGAGAACATTAAAAAGGTCACaaggcggcggcagcagctgtCTTTTGGGGAAAAATCTTTTTTTCTTGATATTTTACAATGTACAGAAGTGAAACAAGGAAAAAACCTCAAACGTAGGAGCCACCTCTGGAGAG belongs to Rhineura floridana isolate rRhiFlo1 chromosome 11, rRhiFlo1.hap2, whole genome shotgun sequence and includes:
- the SPAG7 gene encoding sperm-associated antigen 7, translating into MAELDLLGSILSSMEPPPALGDREARRAKEQTARLKKLQEQEKRLKVEFRKRMEKEVSDFIQDSNQSKKKFQPMNKIERSILHDVVEVAGLTSFSFGDDEESRYVMIFKKEFAPSDEELEAYRQGEEWDPQQAEEKRRLKELAQKQAEEEALKGPTVVNPNTDFKDKYSHLIGKVAAKDAAHTVEANKAYGCVPVANKRDTRSIEEAMNEIRAKKRLRRSEDEGPAPAANSS